A single region of the Kineosporiaceae bacterium SCSIO 59966 genome encodes:
- a CDS encoding asparaginase, which yields MTVAGTADPVAAVVRNGVVESVHHGHVVVLGPDGQVQASAGDPDAVVLPRSSLKPVQAVAMLAAGLDLDGELLALAAASHSGEPRHVDGVRRILARAGLGEDALANTPDLPLDADAAAAWRAAGHGPARIVQNCSGKHAAMLATCVAAGWDTVGYLDPAHPLQRAVRQTVTEMTGDAVDHVAVDGCGAPLFSCTLVGLARAFARVAAAAADVSDTSPPARVGRAMSAHPEYVGGTGRDVTLVMAGVPGLVAKDGAEGVYAVGLPDGSAVALKVLDGSQRPRPVVMAAALRRLGVDAPVLREVARVPVLGHGEPVGAVEALL from the coding sequence CTGACCGTCGCGGGCACCGCTGACCCCGTCGCCGCCGTCGTCCGCAACGGTGTCGTGGAGTCCGTGCACCACGGCCACGTCGTCGTCCTCGGCCCGGACGGCCAGGTGCAGGCGTCGGCCGGTGACCCGGACGCCGTCGTGCTGCCCCGGTCCTCGCTCAAGCCGGTCCAGGCGGTCGCGATGCTGGCCGCCGGCCTCGACCTCGACGGCGAGCTGCTCGCGCTGGCCGCCGCCTCCCACTCCGGGGAGCCGCGCCACGTCGACGGGGTCCGCCGGATCCTGGCCCGGGCCGGTCTGGGCGAGGACGCGCTGGCGAACACCCCGGACCTCCCCCTGGACGCCGACGCCGCGGCGGCCTGGCGGGCCGCCGGCCACGGTCCCGCGCGGATCGTGCAGAACTGCTCCGGCAAGCACGCCGCGATGCTCGCGACGTGCGTCGCCGCCGGCTGGGACACCGTCGGCTACCTCGACCCGGCTCACCCGCTGCAGCGGGCCGTCCGGCAGACCGTCACCGAGATGACCGGCGACGCCGTGGACCACGTGGCGGTCGACGGGTGCGGGGCGCCGTTGTTCTCCTGCACGCTCGTCGGTCTGGCCCGGGCGTTCGCCCGGGTGGCGGCCGCGGCCGCCGACGTCTCGGACACCTCCCCGCCGGCGCGGGTCGGCCGGGCGATGAGCGCGCACCCCGAGTACGTGGGTGGCACCGGCCGGGACGTCACGCTGGTGATGGCCGGGGTCCCCGGTCTGGTCGCCAAGGACGGCGCCGAGGGGGTGTACGCCGTCGGGCTGCCGGACGGCTCGGCCGTGGCGCTCAAGGTGCTCGACGGCTCCCAGCGTCCGCGTCCGGTGGTCATGGCAGCGGCGCTGCGCCGACTCGGCGTCGACGCTCCGGTGCTGCGGGAGGTGGCTCGGGTGCCCGTGCTCGGGCACGGGGAACCGGTCGGTGCGGTGGAGGCGCTGCTGTGA
- a CDS encoding glycosyltransferase family 1 protein — MRVAIVTESFLPHVNGVTNSVLRVLEHLRRHGHQALVLTPGYPPQRYEGARVVGLPSVPMPGYPQVRLSVATARAITRELKAFQPDVVHLASPFTVGGPAVRAAARLDVPVVAVYQTDVAGFATRYGLGVTGDVAWRRIRNIHNRSTLTLAPSHAAADDLERHGVPDVRLWPRGVDTSAFSPGHRDAGLHQRLGRGSVLVGYVGRLAAEKQVEDLAALRALPDTQLVVIGDGPARGDLERALPGAVFTGLLTGRSLSRAVATLDVAVQPGPHETFCQAAQEAMASGVPVVAVGAGGVRELVDSSRTGWLYPPGELGAMRTAVADLVGDAAKRQAMGAAAHEAVRSRTWPVVCESLLRYYEDAISRAADRVAR; from the coding sequence GTGCGGGTCGCGATCGTCACGGAGTCCTTCCTCCCTCACGTCAACGGCGTCACGAACTCGGTGCTGCGGGTGCTCGAGCACCTGCGGCGGCACGGCCACCAGGCGCTGGTGCTCACGCCCGGCTACCCGCCGCAGCGGTACGAGGGCGCTCGCGTCGTGGGCCTGCCGTCCGTGCCGATGCCGGGCTACCCCCAGGTCCGGCTCTCGGTCGCCACCGCCCGCGCCATCACCAGGGAGCTCAAGGCATTCCAGCCGGACGTCGTCCACCTCGCCTCGCCGTTCACGGTGGGCGGGCCAGCGGTGCGGGCCGCGGCACGACTCGACGTCCCGGTCGTCGCGGTCTACCAGACGGACGTCGCCGGGTTCGCCACCCGCTACGGGCTGGGCGTCACCGGGGACGTCGCCTGGCGGCGGATCCGCAACATCCACAACAGGTCCACCTTGACGCTGGCGCCCTCGCACGCGGCGGCCGACGACCTCGAGCGGCACGGCGTGCCCGACGTCCGCCTGTGGCCGCGCGGTGTCGACACGAGCGCCTTCTCCCCGGGGCACCGGGACGCCGGGCTGCACCAGCGCCTCGGTCGCGGTTCGGTGCTCGTCGGCTACGTCGGCCGGCTGGCGGCGGAGAAGCAGGTGGAGGACCTGGCCGCGCTGCGGGCCCTGCCCGACACCCAGCTGGTCGTCATCGGTGACGGGCCCGCCCGCGGCGACCTGGAGAGGGCCCTGCCCGGCGCGGTCTTCACCGGCCTGCTGACCGGCCGGTCGCTGTCCCGGGCGGTCGCCACCTTGGACGTCGCGGTGCAGCCCGGACCGCACGAGACCTTCTGCCAGGCGGCGCAGGAGGCCATGGCGAGCGGCGTGCCGGTGGTCGCCGTCGGCGCCGGGGGCGTGCGCGAGCTGGTCGACAGCAGCCGAACCGGGTGGCTGTACCCGCCGGGCGAGCTGGGCGCGATGCGCACGGCCGTGGCCGACCTCGTCGGTGACGCGGCCAAGCGCCAAGCGATGGGGGCGGCGGCCCACGAAGCGGTCCGGTCGCGCACCTGGCCGGTGGTGTGCGAAAGCCTGCTGCGGTACTACGAGGACGCGATCTCCCGCGCCGCTGACCGGGTGGCCCGGTGA
- a CDS encoding biotin-dependent carboxyltransferase family protein, with protein MTAHGAGTRALRVLRTGPLTTVQDLGRPGRGALGIGRSGAADRAAHRLANALVGNPPDAATLEVTLGGLVVEADGALDVAVAGARCPGAPHLTPVHLPAGARLDLGVPPAGLRTYVAVRGGVDVTPVLGSRATDLLSGIGPPVVAAGDRLPVGARRGPFPGVDVAPVAEPAAGEVTVVVLPGPRPEVLDPAGWDVLTGSAWTVGADSNRIGVRLEGTALALARRTGAEPPSEGMLRGAVQVPPSGHPVVFLADHPVTGGYPVPGYVRDADVDRCAQVRPGQRLRFRYATGRSG; from the coding sequence GTGACCGCCCACGGGGCAGGGACGCGGGCGCTGCGCGTGCTGCGGACCGGGCCGCTGACCACCGTCCAGGACCTCGGCCGGCCGGGCCGCGGCGCGCTGGGGATCGGTCGCTCGGGGGCGGCGGACCGGGCCGCGCACCGGCTCGCCAACGCGCTCGTCGGCAACCCGCCGGACGCCGCCACATTGGAGGTCACCCTCGGCGGGCTGGTGGTCGAGGCCGACGGCGCGCTGGACGTCGCCGTCGCCGGTGCCCGGTGCCCGGGGGCGCCGCACCTGACCCCCGTGCACCTGCCGGCGGGGGCGCGCCTGGACCTGGGCGTCCCGCCGGCCGGACTGCGCACGTACGTCGCCGTCCGCGGCGGTGTCGACGTCACCCCGGTGCTCGGCTCGCGGGCCACCGACCTGCTCTCCGGGATCGGCCCGCCGGTCGTGGCGGCGGGGGACCGGTTGCCGGTGGGGGCCCGCCGCGGCCCGTTCCCGGGCGTGGACGTCGCACCGGTCGCCGAGCCCGCCGCCGGGGAGGTGACGGTCGTGGTGCTGCCCGGGCCCCGGCCGGAGGTGCTCGACCCCGCCGGCTGGGACGTGCTCACCGGGTCGGCGTGGACGGTCGGTGCCGACAGCAACCGGATCGGGGTCCGCCTCGAGGGCACGGCGCTGGCGCTGGCGCGACGGACCGGCGCCGAGCCGCCGAGCGAGGGCATGCTGCGCGGCGCCGTCCAGGTGCCGCCGTCCGGGCACCCGGTGGTGTTCCTCGCCGACCACCCGGTGACCGGCGGGTACCCGGTCCCGGGGTACGTCCGGGACGCCGACGTCGACCGGTGCGCCCAGGTGCGCCCCGGTCAGCGGCTGAGGTTCCGGTACGCGACGGGCCGGTCGGGGTAG
- a CDS encoding dehydrogenase, which translates to MPVYALHYAYTEDTAARDTHRAEHRAYLRDLADRGVVVAAGAYAPGEPHGALIVVRAPDKDAVAELVAGDPFRREGIVAGYTVTEWTPVIGPWADAAGEVR; encoded by the coding sequence ATGCCGGTCTACGCCCTGCACTACGCCTACACCGAGGACACCGCCGCCCGTGACACCCACCGCGCCGAGCACCGCGCCTACCTGCGCGACCTCGCCGACCGGGGGGTGGTCGTGGCGGCCGGCGCGTACGCCCCGGGGGAGCCGCACGGCGCGCTCATCGTCGTCAGGGCGCCCGACAAGGACGCCGTGGCCGAGCTCGTCGCCGGGGACCCGTTCCGCAGGGAGGGGATCGTCGCCGGCTACACCGTCACCGAGTGGACGCCGGTGATCGGCCCGTGGGCCGACGCTGCAGGCGAGGTTCGCTGA
- a CDS encoding GNAT family N-acetyltransferase has protein sequence MTAAVTPSLLVREETAADCAAVAALYAGLGERAMLMRFSTRVPPELADRLAALDDTAAFGVVAVTGDRVVGEARLERDDGTWEMGVAVADDHQGRGLGPRLLDRLAGLARQRGIGVFTAAVRMDNDPMLRVLRRMGAAVVGATEGGVVFLEVATDGLMPGWPPGTARPTVLVESRSLWETPQTEALRRAGYDVRRCAGPSRSAAVPCAFLVHGRCRLVEQADHVADLLPDGEPWCAALAAVHPGRLVATDLTQWRSAVERLTAGTPTRPGTVPG, from the coding sequence ATGACGGCCGCCGTGACCCCGTCGCTGCTCGTCCGGGAGGAGACCGCCGCGGACTGCGCAGCCGTGGCCGCCCTGTACGCCGGGCTCGGCGAGCGCGCGATGCTGATGCGCTTCTCCACCCGGGTGCCGCCGGAGCTCGCCGACCGCCTGGCCGCCCTCGACGACACGGCGGCCTTCGGCGTCGTCGCCGTCACCGGGGACCGGGTGGTGGGTGAGGCGCGCCTGGAGCGCGACGACGGCACCTGGGAGATGGGGGTGGCCGTGGCCGACGACCACCAGGGCCGCGGGCTCGGCCCGCGACTGCTCGACCGGCTCGCCGGTCTCGCTCGCCAGCGCGGCATCGGCGTCTTCACCGCCGCGGTCCGGATGGACAACGACCCGATGCTGCGGGTGCTGCGGCGGATGGGCGCTGCCGTGGTCGGCGCCACGGAGGGCGGCGTCGTCTTCCTCGAGGTTGCCACCGACGGGCTGATGCCGGGCTGGCCGCCCGGGACGGCGAGACCTACCGTGCTCGTGGAGTCCCGGTCGCTGTGGGAGACCCCGCAGACCGAGGCGCTGCGCCGCGCCGGGTACGACGTGCGCCGGTGCGCCGGTCCAAGCCGCAGCGCCGCCGTCCCGTGCGCGTTCCTCGTCCACGGCCGGTGCCGGCTCGTCGAGCAGGCCGACCACGTCGCCGACCTGCTGCCGGACGGCGAACCGTGGTGCGCCGCGCTCGCGGCCGTCCACCCCGGACGGCTGGTCGCCACCGACCTCACCCAGTGGCGCTCGGCCGTCGAACGGCTCACCGCAGGCACCCCGACCCGTCCGGGTACCGTGCCGGGGTGA
- a CDS encoding glycerophosphodiester phosphodiesterase, whose protein sequence is MSRYGAGGPLAIAHRGGAALAPENTVAAFERSLALGYRYLETDVRVTSDGVCVAVHDRGLRRVTGVAGRVADLSWDDVRSLRVLGREPVPRLDDLLTRWPDVRWVLDVKQPEALSCLVATVRDCGAASRVCLSGTWDRWLGHARRALGPDVTTALGWRSLVSLLRGASPRSDGAGFAHVPLRFAGRRLPSARLVERAQALGLRVVVWGVDDRAEMHRLLDDGVAGVITDRTDVLREVLVARDAWTAPADDSPHPTEGSRLQWR, encoded by the coding sequence GTGAGCAGGTACGGGGCGGGCGGGCCGCTGGCGATCGCGCACCGCGGCGGCGCGGCACTGGCGCCGGAGAACACCGTCGCGGCGTTCGAGCGGTCCCTCGCCCTCGGCTACCGGTACCTGGAGACCGACGTGCGGGTGACCTCGGACGGCGTCTGCGTCGCCGTCCACGACCGCGGCCTGCGGCGGGTCACCGGCGTCGCCGGCCGCGTCGCCGACCTGTCCTGGGACGACGTCCGGTCGCTGCGGGTCCTCGGCCGCGAGCCGGTGCCACGGCTGGACGACCTGCTGACGCGCTGGCCGGACGTCCGCTGGGTGCTCGACGTCAAGCAGCCGGAGGCGCTGTCCTGCCTCGTCGCGACGGTCCGGGACTGCGGGGCGGCGTCCCGGGTCTGCCTCAGCGGCACGTGGGACCGCTGGCTGGGGCACGCCCGCCGCGCACTGGGACCGGACGTCACCACCGCACTAGGCTGGCGGTCCCTGGTGTCCCTGCTGCGGGGCGCGAGCCCGCGATCGGACGGCGCCGGCTTCGCGCACGTGCCGCTGCGGTTCGCCGGCCGGCGGCTGCCGTCGGCCCGTCTCGTCGAGCGGGCGCAGGCCCTGGGGCTGCGGGTCGTGGTGTGGGGCGTCGACGACCGGGCCGAGATGCACCGGCTGCTCGACGACGGCGTCGCCGGCGTCATCACCGACCGCACCGACGTCCTGCGCGAGGTGCTCGTGGCCCGGGACGCCTGGACGGCGCCTGCCGACGACTCCCCTCACCCCACCGAGGGTTCGCGCCTGCAGTGGCGGTAA
- a CDS encoding glycosyltransferase, whose translation MRVVHVTNAYAPRSGGIRTTAHALGRGYRAQRHDFVLVVPGRTAADEEHEWGRLVELPGPVVPGTGGYRVLLDVPRVQATLDGLAPDRLEVSDRLSLRRLGGWARQVGVPSLVIAHERVDGVLRAHLRLGERAARAVADRHNAGTARMFDRIVATTRYAATEFDRIGVPTTHVPLGVDLDAFRPLARGGSGPSTLSGPSTLVLCSRLSREKRPDLAVDALRVLVGRGLEARLVVLGDGPVLPSLRRRARGLPVDFLGHVGQRERVARLLAEADVALAPGPVETFGLAALEALASGTPVVASSTSAVAELVAGDAGRCAPPEPQALADAVLDVLSWPVHVRRAAARRRAERFPWAATTRAMLAVHAAPAPSGVAR comes from the coding sequence GTGAGAGTCGTCCACGTCACGAACGCGTACGCGCCGCGCAGCGGCGGTATCCGGACGACGGCGCACGCGCTGGGCCGCGGGTACCGGGCCCAGCGCCACGACTTCGTCCTCGTAGTGCCCGGGCGCACGGCGGCGGACGAGGAGCACGAGTGGGGCCGGCTCGTCGAGCTGCCGGGCCCGGTGGTGCCGGGCACCGGCGGCTACCGCGTCCTGCTCGACGTCCCGCGGGTGCAGGCGACGCTCGACGGCCTGGCCCCGGACCGGCTGGAGGTCTCCGACCGGCTCTCGCTGCGCAGGCTGGGGGGCTGGGCGCGCCAGGTCGGTGTGCCGTCGCTCGTCATCGCCCACGAGCGGGTGGACGGCGTGCTGCGCGCCCACCTGCGGCTCGGCGAGCGAGCCGCCCGAGCGGTCGCCGACCGGCACAACGCCGGCACCGCACGGATGTTCGACCGGATCGTCGCCACGACCCGGTACGCCGCGACCGAGTTCGACCGGATCGGTGTCCCGACCACGCACGTGCCGCTCGGGGTGGACCTGGACGCGTTCCGCCCCCTGGCACGAGGGGGTTCCGGACCGTCGACCCTTTCGGGACCGTCGACCCTGGTGCTGTGCAGCAGGCTCTCCCGGGAGAAGCGCCCCGACCTCGCCGTCGACGCGCTGCGGGTGCTGGTCGGCCGCGGGCTGGAGGCCCGGCTCGTCGTGCTCGGGGACGGCCCGGTGCTGCCGTCGTTGCGGCGCCGCGCCCGGGGGCTGCCCGTCGACTTCCTCGGCCACGTCGGGCAACGGGAGCGAGTGGCCCGGCTCCTCGCCGAGGCGGACGTCGCCCTGGCGCCCGGGCCCGTGGAGACGTTCGGCCTGGCGGCCCTGGAGGCACTGGCGTCCGGGACACCGGTGGTGGCGTCGTCCACCTCCGCGGTCGCCGAGCTCGTCGCCGGCGACGCCGGCCGGTGCGCGCCGCCGGAGCCGCAGGCCCTGGCCGACGCGGTCCTGGACGTCCTGTCGTGGCCCGTCCACGTGCGCCGGGCGGCCGCGCGGCGGCGGGCCGAGCGCTTTCCGTGGGCCGCCACCACCCGGGCCATGCTGGCGGTGCACGCCGCACCGGCGCCGTCCGGAGTGGCGCGGTGA
- a CDS encoding LLM class flavin-dependent oxidoreductase — MTRLSVLDLATVAAGRTSADALAGTTRLARLADRLGYHRYWVAEHHNMPMVAATSPPVLIAHLGAVTRRIRLGSGGVMLPNFPPLVVAEQFAMLEALHPGRIDLGIGRAPGTDPATAAALRRGAGQLGVEDFPLHLLDLLSLLGDPRTDDGGLGARFRATPAATTAPAVWLLGSSGYSAQVAARLGLPFAFAHHFGSPHAEAALDLYRSGFTPSRVLSEPYAIVTASVIAAGDDEEAEWLAGPSRVMAHGLRTNRLGPVVTPETAQRLLADLGGPPAGLPGTQVTGTGEKVADALRELARRTAAQEVMVTSTVHDPAVAERTLELLAAAWGLSPEPAAEDRAG, encoded by the coding sequence GTGACCCGGCTGTCCGTCCTCGACCTCGCCACCGTCGCCGCCGGCCGGACCTCGGCGGACGCCCTGGCCGGGACGACCCGGCTCGCCCGGCTCGCCGACCGCCTCGGGTACCACCGGTACTGGGTGGCCGAGCACCACAACATGCCGATGGTCGCCGCGACCTCCCCGCCGGTGCTCATCGCCCACCTGGGCGCCGTCACCCGCAGGATCCGGCTCGGTTCGGGCGGGGTCATGCTGCCGAACTTCCCGCCGCTGGTCGTCGCCGAGCAGTTCGCCATGCTCGAGGCCCTGCACCCGGGCCGGATCGACCTCGGCATCGGCCGGGCCCCCGGCACCGACCCGGCCACCGCGGCGGCGCTGCGCCGGGGTGCCGGGCAGCTCGGCGTCGAGGACTTCCCCCTGCACCTGCTCGACCTGCTGTCGCTGCTGGGCGACCCCCGCACCGACGACGGCGGCCTCGGGGCCCGGTTCCGCGCCACCCCGGCCGCGACGACGGCGCCGGCGGTCTGGCTGCTCGGCTCCAGCGGGTACAGCGCCCAGGTCGCCGCCCGGCTCGGGCTGCCGTTCGCCTTCGCCCACCACTTCGGCAGCCCCCACGCCGAGGCGGCGCTCGACCTGTACCGCAGCGGCTTCACCCCCAGCCGGGTGCTGTCGGAGCCGTACGCGATCGTCACCGCCTCGGTGATCGCCGCGGGCGACGACGAGGAGGCCGAGTGGCTCGCCGGGCCGAGCCGGGTGATGGCCCACGGCCTGCGGACCAACCGGCTCGGACCCGTCGTCACCCCCGAGACGGCGCAACGGCTGCTGGCCGACCTCGGTGGCCCGCCCGCCGGGCTGCCGGGCACCCAGGTCACCGGGACCGGCGAGAAGGTCGCGGACGCCCTGCGTGAGCTCGCTCGCCGCACCGCTGCGCAGGAGGTGATGGTGACCTCGACGGTGCACGACCCGGCCGTCGCCGAGCGCACGCTGGAGCTGCTCGCCGCGGCGTGGGGGTTGAGCCCCGAGCCGGCGGCCGAGGACCGCGCCGGGTGA
- a CDS encoding response regulator transcription factor, protein MSGQGARGRRGSHGSAVRQVRVGAVDDHPAVLEGIRAVLADRAPDLEFVRFAGTVTALLAGGDPGPGLDVVLLDLRLDDASRPAENVSRLREAGVRVLVFTQGDDNDLTREALRAGALGVVHKSEPGPAIAEAVRTVAAGDTVVSQRLAAALEGAAALPAHLTERERDVLRLYASNLPAKSVARRLGVTEGTVKEHLKRIRAKYAGLDRPAGTKLALYHRAVEDGVLDPDD, encoded by the coding sequence GTGAGCGGGCAGGGGGCTCGGGGCCGACGGGGGTCGCACGGGAGTGCGGTACGCCAGGTCCGGGTCGGGGCGGTCGACGACCACCCGGCCGTGCTCGAAGGGATTCGAGCCGTCCTGGCGGACCGTGCTCCCGACCTGGAGTTCGTCCGGTTCGCCGGCACCGTCACCGCGCTGCTGGCAGGGGGCGATCCCGGCCCCGGGCTGGACGTCGTCCTGCTCGACCTGCGGCTGGACGACGCGAGCCGCCCCGCGGAGAACGTCTCCCGGCTGAGGGAGGCCGGCGTCCGGGTCCTCGTGTTCACCCAGGGCGACGACAACGACCTGACCCGCGAGGCCCTGCGCGCCGGGGCCCTGGGCGTCGTCCACAAGTCCGAACCGGGCCCGGCCATCGCGGAGGCGGTGCGCACGGTGGCTGCCGGCGACACGGTCGTCAGCCAACGGCTCGCCGCGGCCCTCGAGGGTGCCGCGGCGCTGCCCGCCCACCTCACCGAGCGGGAGCGGGACGTGCTGCGGCTGTACGCCTCCAACCTGCCCGCCAAGTCGGTGGCCCGCCGCCTCGGGGTGACCGAGGGCACGGTCAAGGAGCACCTCAAGCGGATCCGGGCCAAGTACGCCGGCCTGGACCGCCCGGCCGGCACCAAGCTCGCCCTCTACCACCGCGCGGTCGAGGACGGCGTCCTCGACCCCGACGACTGA
- a CDS encoding D-tyrosyl-tRNA(Tyr) deacylase: MRAVVQRVTRAAVTVDDVVVGRIDRPGLLVLLGVTHDDGPQQVERVAGKVAELRILRGERSALDVGAPVLVVSQFTLYADTRKGRRPTWNAAAPSGVAQPLVEDVVAALRARGLEVATGAFGADMAVELVNDGPVTILLEA; this comes from the coding sequence GTGAGGGCCGTCGTCCAGCGGGTGACCCGGGCGGCGGTGACGGTCGACGACGTCGTCGTCGGCCGGATCGACCGGCCGGGACTGCTCGTCCTCCTCGGGGTCACCCACGACGACGGCCCCCAGCAGGTCGAGCGGGTCGCCGGCAAGGTGGCCGAGCTGCGCATCCTGCGCGGGGAGCGCTCCGCGCTCGACGTCGGTGCCCCGGTCCTCGTCGTCAGCCAGTTCACCCTGTACGCCGACACCCGCAAGGGCCGTCGCCCGACGTGGAACGCCGCCGCCCCCAGCGGGGTGGCGCAGCCGCTCGTCGAGGACGTCGTCGCCGCCCTGCGTGCCCGTGGCCTCGAGGTGGCGACCGGGGCCTTCGGCGCGGACATGGCGGTCGAGCTCGTCAACGACGGTCCGGTGACGATCCTGCTCGAGGCCTGA
- a CDS encoding DUF2516 family protein, whose protein sequence is MLLLTVAAFALQVFALVDASRHPAAAYEAADKLTKTKWLVILGVSAAVGFLSLGNAQFLFLLVIAVVATAVYLTDVRPAVRAMGGRGQGRSGGPYGGW, encoded by the coding sequence ATGCTGCTGCTCACCGTCGCCGCCTTCGCGCTGCAGGTGTTCGCCCTCGTCGACGCCTCCCGGCACCCGGCCGCCGCGTACGAGGCGGCCGACAAGCTGACCAAGACGAAGTGGCTGGTGATCCTGGGCGTCAGTGCCGCGGTCGGCTTCCTCTCCCTCGGCAACGCCCAGTTCCTGTTCCTGCTCGTCATCGCCGTCGTCGCCACGGCCGTCTACCTCACCGACGTGCGGCCCGCGGTCCGGGCCATGGGTGGCCGAGGGCAGGGCCGTTCCGGCGGGCCGTACGGGGGCTGGTGA
- a CDS encoding O-acetyl-ADP-ribose deacetylase: MPTVEAVQGDITRQQVDAIVNAANSSLLGGGGVDGAIHAAAGPALLAECRALRSGPLPDGLPVGQAVATGAGDLPARFVVHTVGPNRHAGQTDPELLASCFRRSLEVAAEAGATSVAVPAVGAGAYGWDAEEVARVAVAATRETLAAGRAPGVVLVRFVLSSPAVHAAFERELASS, translated from the coding sequence GTGCCGACCGTCGAGGCGGTCCAGGGGGACATCACCCGCCAGCAGGTCGACGCCATCGTCAACGCCGCCAACTCCTCGCTGCTCGGCGGCGGTGGCGTCGACGGCGCCATCCACGCCGCCGCTGGGCCGGCCCTGCTGGCCGAGTGCCGGGCGCTGCGCTCGGGTCCGCTGCCGGACGGGCTGCCCGTCGGCCAGGCGGTGGCGACCGGTGCCGGCGACCTGCCGGCCCGGTTCGTCGTCCACACCGTCGGCCCGAACCGGCACGCCGGCCAGACCGACCCCGAGCTGCTCGCCTCCTGCTTCCGGCGGAGCCTGGAGGTGGCCGCCGAGGCCGGGGCGACCAGTGTCGCCGTGCCGGCGGTCGGTGCCGGTGCCTACGGGTGGGACGCCGAGGAGGTCGCCCGGGTCGCCGTCGCCGCCACCCGGGAGACCCTGGCCGCCGGCCGGGCCCCGGGGGTCGTCCTCGTCCGCTTCGTGCTGTCGTCCCCGGCCGTCCACGCCGCCTTCGAGCGGGAGCTGGCGTCCTCCTAA